In the genome of Neodiprion pinetum isolate iyNeoPine1 chromosome 2, iyNeoPine1.2, whole genome shotgun sequence, one region contains:
- the LOC124213279 gene encoding serum response factor homolog B-like, with protein sequence MATNEQRLEFEFMEKKSNLMSMAYELSVIGNTQVLVFVHHDGGKSACFCTIDFQPVVTSDSGKQLIQSCLDNNKFTLSENEGYTVVNNISNGTNSSTPNREEANPEFTERKSQLLSEVEEVSAICNTHGLALIMNYDTGELTSFFTKSFEPVVASEAGKKLLKLCIKEKN encoded by the exons ATGGCAACTAACGAACAGCGTCTCGAATTCGAATTCATGgagaagaaatcaaatctgaTGAGCATG GCATACGAATTGTCGGTAATTGGAAACACCCAGGTTTTAGTTTTTGTGCATCACGATGGGGGGAAGTCGGCATGTTTTTGCACGATAGATTTCCAACCTGTTGTTACCAGTGACTCTGGAAAGCAATTAATTCAATCATGCCTCGATAATAACAAATTTACGTTATCGGAAAATGAGGGCTATACGGTtgtgaataatatttcaaacggAACTAACTCGTC AACACCAAATAGAGAAGAAGCTAATCCAGAATTTACGGAAAGGAAATCCCAATTACTGAGCGAG GTTGAGGAGGTATCGGCTATCTGTAACACGCATGGTTTGGCACTTATAATGAATTACGATACCGGAGAATTGACGagtttttttaccaaaagtTTTGAACCcgtagtcgcaagtgaagctggaaaaaaattactcaaacTGTGTATAAAGGAAAAGAATTAG
- the LOC124212285 gene encoding microtubule nucleation factor SSNA1-like — MATQHCAAMQSYNSELMKCVEELKVTRNNIQSQIEAEEEEKNNLQKEVERMTYRIGQLNESLTKKAAARTDYDRTIQETESAYTKILESSQLLLNMVKREATCLDQTLHAVQERAGS; from the exons ATGGCGACGCAGCACTGCGCAGCGATGCAATCGTACAATTCGGAGCTGATGAAAT GTGTGGAGGAATTGAAGGTGACTCGGAACAATATTCAATCACAAATCGAGGCtgaagaggaggaaaaaaataatctgcaAAAGGAAGTTGAGAGAATGACATATCGCATAGGACAGCTGAACGAGAGTTTGACAAAAAAGGCTGCCGCGAGGACTGACTACGATAGAACAATTCAGGAAACCGAATCTGCGTACACCAAG ATTTTAGAGAGCTCTCAGCTTCTGTTGAACATGGTCAAGAGAGAAGCCACTTGCCTTGATCAAACGCTCCACGCAGTTCAGGAAAGAGCGGGCTCATAG
- the LOC124213272 gene encoding uncharacterized protein C05D11.1, whose product MAPVDSSPASNMAGFELICSLKSNDLIPVHKYKSSNTGLTIVIAEVDGPVVNGYFCLATEAYDDDGLPHTLEHLIFLGSEKYPYKGVLDLLANRCLASGTNAWTDTDHTCYTMTTAGSEGFLSLMPIFLEHILYPTLTDSGFITEVHHVTGEGEDAGVVYCEMQGGENSGESLVHNALTRAIYPGRCGYKSETGGMMKNLRESTNNDKVRKYHKEFYRPENLTVIITGQVKHADVFKAVQPLEQKIISKGDRGPYVRPWQSPVPPLTESIDLDIHYPCDDEDNGLINIGWRGPSAVTELYQLTGCSILLKYLTDNSVSPLQREFVEINDPYASKVAYSLAENSEAMLYLIFENVPKAKIPLVKDHLVKTLKDIADGENGIDMKRLNTVIQRHILETLSNLENSPHDSVAFMVIGDILYGQTKEDLDHRLNQVEDLKKLGKEPASYWHNILKKYFIDGPMVVVRGFPSQERQREIGKSERQRVEKQVEALGAEGLKKKAQELQEAMILNERPIPDEMLTCVPIPSTDSINFHHIKSFTSDIAEQHPKLNLNNLPLFTYLDHVNTNFVYMSVIMDSAGIPQELRPYLPLLLEAILESPVKRGDTLIPYEQVVAELEADTVATSIGIGFDGTSRFSCGAYSHSVNFMLQLEPTKYEKGIQWIRELLYETELTPERLRIIAAKIVNEVAQVKRKGNKVVGDLMKGLIYSKDSNHFSSSMLRQHKFLTEIIERLNNSATQDEVLKEIESVRKMLTTSENMVFHMAVNVDKLAGQISNVYQPWEVLLPQGNNPNKSKLHVTQDWALMIPPADEPANSCVTGLGCIESAFFCQCSPCIKDFLSPDLVPLLVFLQYLTQLEGPMWRQIRGQGLSYGYSVLPHLNEGFLYLTFYRATNILAAYKEAKTIMESHFEGGKWEQALFESAKSSLIFEVIERHKSVGDVVAQSLFSYLKNVPHDYDRRMVQHISAVTIEDINRVGPKYVKQLFDPKECKTTIVCHPSKATEVAEGFGELGHNLKVYNSLEESYLNVW is encoded by the exons ATGGCTCCCGTTGACAGTTCCCCGGCTAGTAACATGGCTGGTTTTGAGTTAATATGTTCATTGAAATCGAACGATTTAATACCCGTGCATAAATATAAATCGTCAAACACTGGACTCACCATTGTTATAGCGGAGGTGGACGGCCCCGTCGTCAACGGATACTTTTGTCTCG CCACTGAGGCCTACGACGATGACGGTCTCCCTCACACCTTGGAGCACCTGATTTTTTTAGGGAGTGAAAAATATCCTTACAAAGGTGTTCTAGACTTGTTAGCTAACAGATGTTTAGCATCAGGTACAAACGCATGGACGGATACCGACCATACTTGTTACACCATGACGACTGCTGGGAGCGAAGGATTTCTCTCACTGATGCCCATATTTCTTGAGCACATTCTGTATCCAACATTAACG GATTCTGGATTTATAACTGAAGTTCATCATGTAACTGGAGAAGGGGAAGACGCGGGTGTAGTCTATTGCGAAATGCAGGGAGGAGAAAATAGTGGAGAATCTTTGGTCCACAATGCTTTAACAAGAGCTATCTACCCGGGACGTTGTGGATATAAATCAGAAACTGGAG GTATGATGAAAAACTTGCGAGAAAGTACAAACAATGATAAAGTAAGAAAGTATCATAAGGAGTTTTACAGGCCGGAAAATTTGACCGTTATTATAACTGGGCAAGTGAAACATGCCGACGTTTTTAAAGCTGTGCAACCACTTGAACAAAAGATAATATCAAAG GGAGACAGAGGGCCATATGTAAGGCCTTGGCAAAGCCCAGTCCCGCCATTAACAGAGAGTATTGATTTGGATATACATTATCCTTGCGACGACGAGGATAACGGACTAATAAACATAGGTTGGCGTGGTCCGTCAGCAGTTACAGAACTGTACCAATTAACAGGGTGTTCGATACTACTTAAATATTTGACAGACAACTCAGTCAGTCCTTTACAGCGAGAGTTTGTTGAAATAAATGATCCTTATGCGAGTAAAGTCGCATATTCTCTTGCCGAAAATTCAGAAGCCATGTTGTacttgatatttgaaaatgtaccAAAGGCGAAGATACCGTTGGTAAAGGATCACCTAGTTAAAACGCTGAAAGATATAGCCGATGGAGAAAATGgtattgatatgaaaagatTGAACACAGTCATTCAAAGACACATATTAGAAACTTTGAGCAACTTGGAAAACAGTCCACATGATTCGGTAGCATTCATGGTAATTGGCGATATTCTTTACGGCCAGACTAAAGAAGAT CTGGACCACAGATTAAACCAAGTAGAGGATTTGAAGAAGCTTGGTAAGGAACCAGCTTCATATTGGCATAATATTTTAAAGAAATACTTTATCGATGGACCTATGGTAGTTGTGAGAGGATTTCCTAGCCAGGAGAGGCAACGGGAGATAGGTAAAAGCGAACGGCAAAGAGTAGAGAAGCAAGTAGAAGCACTGGGAGCAGAGGGTCTTAAGAAAAAAGCACAAGAACTACAGGAAGCAATGATTTTGAATGAG AGACCAATTCCTGATGAGATGTTAACATGTGTCCCAATACCCAGCACAGATTCTATAAACTTTCACCATATTAAGAGTTTCACATCGGATATAGCTGAGCAGCATCccaaattgaatttgaacaatttgCCATTGTTCACGTATTTAGATCATGTCAATACAAACTTTGTCTAT ATGTCCGTTATTATGGACTCAGCTGGTATACCACAGGAGTTGAGGCCCTATCTTCCGCTTCTTCTCGAAGCAATATTGGAAAGCCCTGTCAAAAGAGGTGACACGTTGATACCGTATGAACAAGTTGTTGCCGAACTTGAAGCGGACACTGTAGCAACTAGCATTGGAATAGGATTCGATGGAACATCTAGGTTTTCATGTGGAGCTTACAGTCACAGTGTGAACTTCATGTTACAA CTTGAGCCGACTAAATATGAGAAAGGAATACAGTGGATCAGGGAACTTCTTTACGAGACTGAACTCACTCCTGAGAGACTAAGAATCATTGCTGCTAAAATAGTCAACGAAGTTGCTCAGGTTAAAAGAAAGGGAAATAAAGTCGTGGGTGATCTTATGAAAGGTCTTATATACAGTAAGG acAGCAATCACTTTTCATCTAGCATGTTGAGGCAGCATAAATTTTTGACTGAAATAATTGAACGTTTGAATAATAGTGCGACCCAAGATGAAGTATTGAAAGAGATTGAATCTGTTAGGAAAATGTTAACAACGTCTGAGAACATGGTCTTTCATATGGCGGTAAATGTTGATAAGTTGGCTGGTCAAATTTCCAACGTTTACCAACCTTGGGAAGTACTATTACCTCAAGGAAATAACCCTAACAAATCGAA ATTACATGTTACACAGGATTGGGCGCTGATGATTCCGCCAGCTGATGAACCAGCTAACAGCTGTGTTACAGGTCTCGGGTGTATTGAGTCCGCATTTTTCTGTCAATGTAGTCCTTGTATAAAAGATTTCCTCAGTCCTGATTTAGTGCCGTTACTTGTATTTCTACAATATCTAACACAACTCGAG GGTCCAATGTGGAGACAGATCAGAGGTCAGGGCTTATCTTACGGATACAGTGTTCTCCCTCACCTAAACGAGGGCTTTTTGTACTTGACGTTTTACAGAGCAACGAACATCCTGGCTGCTTACAAGGAGGCTAAAACCATAATG GAAAGTCATTTCGAGGGTGGGAAATGGGAACAGGCTCTGTTCGAATCAGCTAAGTCCTCTTTGATATTCGAAGTAATTGAGAGACATAAAAGTGTCGGTGATGTGGTAGCTCAGTCACTTTTTTCTTACCTAAAAAATGTTCCTCATGACTATGACAGACGCATGGTTCAACACATATCGGCAGTAACTATTGAGGATATAAATCGTGTCGGACCTAAATATGTAAAACAATTATTCGACCCCAAGGAATGCAAAACAACTATAGTTTGTCATCCCTCAAAGGCGACCGAAGTCGCTGAGGGTTTTGGAGA GCTAGGCCATAATTTGAAAGTATACAATTCGTTGGAAGAAAGTTATCTAAATGTTTGGTAA
- the c12.1 gene encoding protein CWC15 homolog, whose translation MTTAARPTFEPARGGQGRGEKDLSAISKQYSSRDLPSHTKLKYREYGQGTTDELRSRDFRKELDEREREKEKASNRRMIEPANRDGSAVAAKRQKIDQVPAASLDADDPLDEDDSDSDSDEDDTVALLAELQRIKKERAADQAKKEIEKRQEEERIRMENILSGNPLLNYSAQPGRTDMKVRRRWDDDVVFKNCARSEPEKKRDVFINDSLRSEFHRKFMEKYVK comes from the exons ATGACTACAGCTGCGAGGCCGACGTTCGAGCCAGCGCGCGGAGGTCAGGGACGCGGAGAGAAGGATTTGAGCGCAATTTCTAAACAATACTCGAGCAGAGATCTGCCGTCTCACACGAAATTGAAATACAG AGAGTACGGACAGGGAACAACAGATGAGTTGAGAAGCCGTGATTTCCGCAAAGAGTTGGATGAACGTGAGCGGGAAAAAGAGAAGGCGTCGAACCGTCGCATGATTGAACCTGCAAATCGTGATGGTTCGGCTGTCGCAGCGAAAAGACAGAAAATCGATCAAGTACCAGCAGCTAGTTTGGATGCCGACGATCCATTGGACGAAGACGATTCCGATTCTGACAGCGATGAGGATGACACAGTCGCATTACTTGCTGAACTTCAGCGCATAAAGAAAGAACGTGCCGCCGATCAAGCCAAAAAA gaAATAGAAAAGAGACAAGAGGAGGAGCGGATACGCATGGAAAACATCCTTTCCGGTAACCCACTTCTCAATTATTCAGCTCAGCCTGGCCGTACAGACATGAAAGTGAGAAGGAGGTGGGACGATGATGTGGTTTTCAAGAATTGTGCACGCTCAGAACCTGAGAAAAAGCGGGATGTGTTCATAAATGACTCGTTAAGAAGTGAATTCCATCGAAAGTTTATGGAAAAGTATGTGAAATGA